In the Bacilli bacterium PM5-9 genome, one interval contains:
- a CDS encoding uncharacterized protein (TIGR01319 family) (product_source=TIGR01319; cath_funfam=1.20.5.490,3.40.50.1980; pfam=PF13941; superfamily=51366,53067; tigrfam=TIGR01319) → MNIDVLVAEIGSTTTVVNAFDNLDSDTPVFIGQGQYRTTIAEDDVNIGLNEAINDLKAKLGVDSLEYNDFLATSSAAGGLKMSVHGLVYDMTAKAAKEAALGAGSNIQNITAGIMSDLDLLKLKNTPPNIILVAGGVDYGEKQTALYNMQKILELKLDVPIIYCGNIANHDDVVFLAKEYNMEDLVTITENVYPSIDVLNVEPVRKIIHDTFEKHITKAKGMSKIRDMVKQHIIPTPGAVMEASKVLKEAIGDLVTIDVGGATTDIHSVTQGSEDITRILINPEPEAKRTVEGDLGLYVNAKNVYENMNHRDMAKKLNISEEEVNDLYVNIKPIPETDLEKQFTRLLCEYATETSLLRHAGDFRNLFTISGAKKMAEGKDLTNVKYVILTGGALTRLPDTETLVQDIIARNSDIKLLPTEQVTILKDNDYILASAGIISKINPKAAVNLIRRSLTCTQE, encoded by the coding sequence ATGAATATTGATGTCTTAGTTGCAGAAATTGGTAGTACTACTACTGTTGTAAATGCCTTTGACAATCTAGATAGTGACACTCCAGTTTTTATTGGACAAGGTCAATATCGAACTACTATTGCTGAAGATGATGTAAATATTGGTTTAAATGAAGCTATAAATGACTTAAAAGCCAAATTAGGAGTCGATTCTCTTGAATATAATGACTTCCTTGCTACATCATCTGCTGCAGGTGGTTTAAAAATGAGCGTTCATGGACTTGTCTATGATATGACTGCTAAAGCAGCTAAAGAAGCTGCTTTAGGAGCTGGCTCAAACATTCAAAATATTACTGCTGGAATCATGAGTGACTTAGATTTATTAAAGCTTAAAAATACACCCCCTAATATTATATTAGTTGCTGGTGGTGTTGATTATGGTGAAAAACAAACTGCATTATATAATATGCAAAAAATACTTGAATTAAAATTAGATGTGCCCATTATTTATTGCGGAAATATCGCAAATCATGATGATGTGGTTTTTTTAGCAAAAGAATACAATATGGAAGATTTAGTAACAATTACAGAAAATGTTTATCCATCAATTGATGTTTTAAATGTTGAACCTGTTAGAAAAATTATCCATGACACTTTTGAAAAACATATTACTAAAGCTAAAGGTATGTCAAAAATTCGTGATATGGTAAAACAACATATCATCCCTACTCCAGGTGCTGTTATGGAAGCTTCAAAAGTTTTAAAAGAAGCTATTGGCGATTTAGTTACAATTGATGTTGGTGGTGCTACTACTGATATTCACTCAGTAACTCAAGGCTCAGAAGATATTACTAGAATTTTAATAAATCCTGAACCAGAAGCTAAAAGAACAGTTGAAGGTGATTTAGGATTATATGTAAATGCTAAAAATGTCTATGAAAATATGAATCATCGTGATATGGCAAAAAAATTAAATATTAGTGAAGAAGAAGTTAATGATTTATATGTTAACATTAAGCCAATTCCTGAAACTGATTTAGAAAAACAATTTACTAGATTACTTTGTGAGTATGCAACCGAGACTTCCTTATTACGTCATGCCGGAGATTTTAGGAATTTATTTACTATTTCAGGAGCTAAAAAAATGGCTGAAGGAAAAGACTTAACAAATGTTAAATATGTAATTTTAACTGGTGGTGCTTTAACAAGATTACCTGATACAGAAACTCTTGTTCAAGATATCATCGCTAGAAACTCTGATATAAAATTATTGCCAACTGAACAAGTTACAATCTTAAAAGATAACGATTATATTTTAGCAAGCGCTGGTATTATTTCTAAAATAAATCCAAAAGCAGCAGTTAATTTAATAAGGAGGTCACTAACTTGTACCCAAGAATAA